In one window of Nerophis ophidion isolate RoL-2023_Sa linkage group LG05, RoL_Noph_v1.0, whole genome shotgun sequence DNA:
- the slc30a2 gene encoding zinc transporter 2, with protein sequence MDVKAASSEKSQLIHDKNHKTYCERVHSSFPDPSEQFPDFPFKNGGISTAMELKHPVGVHCHRPKASACEDGVDKLLAKKKLYIASAVCLVFMIGEVIGGYLAHSLAIMTDAAHLLTDFGSMMVSIFSLWISSRPPTKTMSFGWHRSEILGAFLSVMSIWMVTGVLVYLAIERIVRGDYEIEGHVMLVTSAFAVIVNIIMAYILHHSTTFHAHGRGYTHIDEDTQSPVAHGHAHSLLSAHGNTSVRAAFIHVVGDLLQSIGVTVAAIIIYFRPEYKVADPICTFLFSIFVLCTTVTILRDVFRILMEGSPKGIEFNSVKELLMSVKAVRSAHSLHLWALTLGQTLVSVHLAVDEGADAESVLQEAAELLHTKFGFQSVTIQVEHYSEDMRHCHLCQDPCD encoded by the exons ATGGACGTAAAAGCTGCAAGTTCTGAGAAGTCTCAGCTGATCCACGACAAGAACCACAAGACCTATTGTGAGCGCGTGCACAG TTCCTTTCCAGACCCTAGTGAGCAGTTCCCAGacttcccctttaagaatggcgGCATATCGACCGCCATGGAGCTCAAGCATCCCGTGGGCGTCCACTGCCACCGCCCCAAGGCCTCGGCGTGCGAAGACGGCGTGGACAAGCTGCTGGCGAAAAAGAAACTTTACATCGCCTCTGCCGTCTGCCTGGTCTTTATGATCGGAGAGGTCATAG GAGGTTACCTGGCCCACAGTCTGGCCATCATGACAGACGCCGCTCACCTGCTGACCGACTTTGGCAGCATGATGGTCAGCATCTTCTCCCTCTGGATCTCCTCCAGACCCCCCACCAAGACCATGAGCTTTGGCTGGCACAGATCAG AGATCCTGGGGGCCTTCTTGTCCGTCATGTCCATCTGGATGGTGACAGGGGTTCTGGTCTACTTGGCAATCGAGAGGATCGTGCGCGGTGACTatgagatcgaaggtcacgtgaTGCTGGTCACGTCAGCCTTCGCTGTCATCGTCAACATCAT CATGGCGTACATCCTGCACCATTCCACCACCTTCCACGCTCACGGCCGCGGCTATACTCACATCGACGAGGACACTCAGAGTCCCGTCGCTCACGGCCATGCTCACTCGCTCCTGAGCGCCCACGGCAACACCAGCGTGCGGGCCGCTTTCATCCACGTAGTCGGCGACCTACTGCAGAGCATCGGCGTCACGGTGGCAGCAATCATCATCTACTTTCGG CCTGAGTACAAGGTGGCCGATCCCATCTGCACCTTCCTCTTCTCCATCTTTGTCCTTTGCACCACCGTCACCATCCTCAGAGACGTCTTCCGGATACTCATGGAAG GTTCGCCGAAAGGAATCGAGTTCAACTCGGTGAAGGAGCTTCTGATGTCCGTGAAGGCTGTCAGGTCGGCACACTCGCTGCACCTTTGGGCTCTGACGCTGGGCCAGACCCTGGTCTCCGTTCACCTCGCTGTTG ACGAGGGCGCCGATGCGGAGTCTGTCCTGCAAGAGGCCGCAGAGCTTCTCCACACCAAGTTTGGCTTCCAGAGCGTCACCATCCAGGTGGAGCACTACTCGGAAGACATGAGGCACTGCCACCTTTGCCAGGACCCTTGTGACTGA